The Saccharopolyspora gloriosae genome has a segment encoding these proteins:
- a CDS encoding beta-ketoacyl synthase N-terminal-like domain-containing protein has translation MVDLALGAAEVSGLGGGVAVRDLRLAVVPWATTARLVTAFGGVPGGSASGAVFAQDELGERIAVAEFDVRPGEPVHGTAGLPADVRGSAVRVLDREQIAAELADGGIVHEQLFSGLAAACWLPDGRLVLEVGEPEVRRDHVLRNVTFEPQVLAAIAQGVQLAAKRAGTPRWADQVLEVIDEIRVSADPGVTYVVLELDDGQGRIRLAGGDGSIAGELGGVRCGEGAQLGTGAQRQAALPATAGLGARVSAKVVDAAAASPAGGSSAAQRAAARSTDGVAAHSISAAGSATAVRAAAVIAAVPSAADGSAAEPSGDGQAPGVLPFVIDELRAMAAELLKFEVEELDVHTGFDAFGFDSISLVALSKQVHERFGIQLSPAVFFDMSTFDALGRHLVAEFGEQVRAVHAESVAAGADAAGAGAAGDRAAGIDAAGSDVAGTNAAGPGAANAASTGAGGANAGGGLRADSGLPGGPDTERSAQNGATGGSPQGTGRSQPEQPGNRADEPIAIIGAAGRFPGARDLDEFWSNLLAGEDSVSEFPVERYDAAYARIVEQSDFPHHAGALADVDAFDAGFFGIYPREAELMDPQHRLTLETIWQALEDSAYTPADLPRSTGLFFGVSGTDYATLLNSCGVAPDAYTSTGNAHSILVNRVSYLLDIRGPSEPIDTACSSSLVAVHRAAEAIRAGSCEVAIAGGVNLLLSVDTFVSAHRAGMLSPDGRCKTFAEAADGYVRGEGVGAIILKPLARAEQDGDAILGMLRGTASNHGGRANSLTAPNADAQAELIGTALAGLDADTIGYVETHGTGTALGDPVEIRGLQAAFGRHGGGRGDTGLGSVKTNIGHLEAAAGIAGLLKVLLAMKHGVLPATRVGGELNPYIQLDGGPFHIVRDNEPWQQVRDGAGALVPRRAGVSSFGFGGANSHVVLEQYAGAVRDDRESTVVVPISARTDAELRDIARNLLAHLANSTATESLGALAWTLQNGREAMDERMGWVVSSRAELAERLEAFLAGDLDGGVRGRVARRKGGLAERVPDGDLARELRDAVARGDLGQVLARWAEGVVVDWRGLYGTEVPGRAHLPTYPFARERYWIPETDGGRPEGLRSAPESRAATAASLAISREFRGNTGEEMSNAMESPAGAVDTFADSSGATPAQGKTTPGPGKAPPRNRRSARPCSPPAGPSGRRVRIAPRRRIAS, from the coding sequence GTGGTGGATCTGGCGCTGGGTGCGGCGGAGGTCTCCGGTCTCGGCGGCGGGGTCGCCGTGCGAGACCTCCGCCTCGCAGTGGTGCCGTGGGCCACGACGGCCCGGCTGGTGACCGCATTCGGCGGGGTACCGGGTGGTTCCGCATCCGGTGCGGTGTTCGCGCAGGACGAGCTCGGAGAGCGGATCGCGGTCGCGGAGTTCGACGTGCGGCCCGGCGAGCCGGTGCACGGCACGGCCGGACTGCCCGCCGACGTGCGCGGCTCCGCGGTGCGCGTGCTGGACCGCGAGCAGATCGCCGCGGAGCTGGCCGACGGCGGGATCGTCCACGAGCAGCTGTTCTCCGGCCTGGCCGCGGCGTGCTGGCTGCCGGACGGGCGGCTGGTGCTGGAGGTCGGCGAGCCGGAGGTGCGGCGCGATCACGTGCTGCGCAACGTCACGTTCGAACCGCAGGTGCTCGCGGCGATCGCGCAGGGCGTGCAGCTGGCGGCCAAGCGCGCGGGCACGCCGCGCTGGGCGGACCAGGTGCTGGAGGTGATCGACGAGATCCGCGTGTCCGCGGACCCGGGGGTGACCTACGTGGTGCTGGAGCTGGACGACGGGCAGGGCCGCATTCGGCTGGCAGGCGGCGACGGCTCGATCGCCGGTGAGCTCGGCGGTGTCCGCTGCGGCGAAGGCGCGCAGCTGGGCACCGGCGCGCAGCGGCAGGCGGCGTTGCCCGCCACGGCGGGCCTGGGCGCACGGGTGAGCGCGAAGGTGGTCGATGCCGCTGCGGCGAGCCCGGCAGGCGGGAGTTCGGCGGCGCAGCGCGCGGCGGCCCGGAGTACAGATGGCGTTGCGGCGCATAGCATTTCGGCAGCTGGTAGCGCCACGGCAGTGCGCGCGGCAGCCGTGATCGCTGCGGTGCCGAGTGCTGCGGACGGGAGCGCGGCCGAGCCCTCCGGCGACGGCCAGGCCCCGGGCGTCCTGCCGTTCGTGATCGATGAGCTCCGCGCGATGGCCGCCGAGCTGCTCAAGTTCGAGGTCGAGGAACTGGACGTGCACACCGGGTTCGACGCGTTCGGCTTCGACTCGATCTCGCTGGTCGCGCTGTCCAAGCAGGTGCACGAGCGGTTCGGCATCCAGCTGAGCCCGGCGGTGTTCTTCGACATGTCCACGTTCGACGCGCTGGGCAGGCACCTCGTCGCCGAGTTCGGCGAGCAGGTGCGCGCGGTCCACGCGGAGTCGGTGGCCGCAGGGGCCGACGCGGCCGGGGCGGGCGCCGCCGGCGACCGCGCCGCGGGGATCGACGCGGCCGGAAGCGACGTCGCCGGAACGAACGCGGCCGGGCCGGGTGCTGCGAACGCGGCCAGCACCGGCGCGGGAGGGGCGAACGCGGGTGGCGGACTCCGCGCCGACTCCGGCCTGCCGGGTGGCCCGGACACCGAGCGCTCCGCACAAAACGGCGCCACCGGCGGATCTCCCCAGGGCACCGGGCGTTCTCAGCCGGAGCAGCCCGGGAACCGGGCCGACGAACCCATCGCGATCATCGGCGCCGCCGGCCGGTTCCCCGGCGCCCGCGACCTCGACGAGTTCTGGTCCAACCTGCTCGCAGGGGAGGACTCCGTCTCGGAGTTCCCGGTCGAACGCTACGACGCCGCCTACGCGCGGATCGTCGAGCAGTCCGACTTCCCGCACCACGCGGGCGCGCTCGCCGACGTGGACGCCTTCGACGCGGGCTTCTTCGGCATCTACCCGCGCGAAGCGGAACTGATGGACCCGCAGCACCGGCTGACCCTGGAGACGATCTGGCAGGCGCTGGAGGACAGCGCCTACACCCCGGCGGACCTGCCCCGGAGCACCGGGCTGTTCTTCGGCGTCTCCGGCACGGACTACGCGACGCTGCTGAACTCCTGCGGCGTCGCCCCGGACGCCTACACCTCCACCGGCAACGCGCACTCCATCCTGGTCAACCGAGTGTCGTACCTGCTCGACATCCGCGGCCCGAGCGAGCCGATCGACACCGCCTGCTCCAGCTCGCTGGTCGCGGTGCACCGGGCGGCCGAGGCGATCCGCGCCGGATCGTGCGAGGTCGCCATCGCGGGCGGGGTGAACCTGCTGCTGAGCGTGGACACCTTCGTCAGCGCGCACCGCGCCGGGATGCTCAGCCCGGACGGCCGCTGCAAGACCTTCGCCGAAGCCGCGGACGGTTACGTGCGCGGTGAGGGCGTCGGCGCGATCATCCTCAAGCCGCTGGCGCGGGCCGAGCAGGACGGGGACGCGATCCTCGGCATGCTGCGCGGCACCGCGTCGAACCACGGCGGCCGGGCGAACTCGCTGACCGCCCCGAACGCCGACGCGCAGGCCGAGCTGATCGGCACCGCGCTGGCCGGGCTGGACGCGGACACGATCGGCTACGTCGAGACCCACGGCACCGGCACCGCGCTCGGCGATCCGGTGGAGATCCGCGGGTTGCAGGCCGCCTTCGGCCGCCACGGCGGCGGGCGCGGGGATACCGGGCTCGGCTCGGTGAAGACGAACATCGGGCACCTGGAGGCCGCCGCGGGCATCGCGGGGCTGCTGAAGGTGCTGCTGGCGATGAAGCACGGCGTGCTGCCCGCGACCCGCGTCGGCGGCGAGCTCAACCCCTACATCCAGCTCGACGGCGGGCCGTTCCACATCGTGCGGGACAACGAGCCGTGGCAGCAGGTCCGCGACGGCGCTGGTGCGCTCGTGCCGCGCCGCGCGGGGGTGAGCAGCTTCGGCTTCGGCGGCGCCAACTCCCACGTGGTGCTCGAGCAGTACGCGGGTGCGGTCCGGGACGACCGGGAGTCCACCGTGGTGGTGCCGATCTCGGCGCGCACCGACGCGGAGCTGCGCGACATCGCGAGGAACCTGTTGGCGCACCTGGCGAATTCCACCGCAACCGAATCGCTGGGCGCGCTCGCGTGGACGTTGCAGAACGGGCGCGAGGCGATGGACGAGCGGATGGGCTGGGTCGTGAGCTCCCGCGCGGAGCTCGCCGAGCGGCTGGAGGCGTTCCTGGCCGGCGACCTCGACGGCGGGGTCCGCGGCCGGGTCGCCCGCCGCAAGGGCGGGCTGGCCGAACGCGTCCCGGACGGTGACCTGGCGCGGGAGCTGCGGGATGCCGTCGCGCGCGGCGACCTCGGGCAGGTGCTCGCGCGGTGGGCCGAGGGGGTCGTGGTCGACTGGCGCGGCCTCTACGGAACCGAGGTTCCGGGGCGGGCGCACCTGCCGACCTATCCGTTCGCGCGGGAGCGCTACTGGATTCCGGAGACCGACGGCGGCCGACCGGAGGGCCTGCGCAGCGCCCCGGAGAGCCGCGCCGCCACGGCGGCAAGCCTGGCCATCAGCCGGGAATTCCGCGGCAACACCGGGGAAGAGATGTCGAACGCGATGGAAAGCCCGGCAGGCGCGGTGGACACGTTCGCCGACTCCTCGGGAGCTACGCCAGCGCAGGGGAAAACCACGCCGGGACCGGGGAAAGCTCCGCCGCGGAACCGTCGATCGGCACGGCCCTGCTCACCTCCAGCTGGACCGAGCGGCCGGCGAGTGCGGATCGCCCCGCGCCGGCGGATCGCATCGTGA
- a CDS encoding SDR family NAD(P)-dependent oxidoreductase, whose product MPVSTGKSRADTRFTELSRQVFEIVRDLEPGMSSTLVQVVVPSTSDDRTGLALAGLLRTAALENPRISGQVIGMPAGATGDAVAAALADDATSSDDLLLYRDGARHVRTWQAENSAAQPESPWRDNGVYLITGGARGIGAIVARHIAGAVTAPALFLAGRSAPGAEVDALLGELRAAGARAEYRQADVSRWEETRHLVDSVREQAGALHGVLHSAGVIRDAALANKTAEEWDEVLAPKVGGLVHLDRATAALPLEFLLTFSSGAAITGNPGQADYAAANAFLDAFAASRAAGRPGRTLSIAWPLWRDGGMTVDDAARAKLWQSRGLAPMNSADGLAALDRAWQLGAEQVWVHHGDLSRIPGGSGRTVAATAQRPSSDGALHRAALRRLVELFAAATKLPTSTVDADEPFAAMGLDSIMVVQLNKELAAAFGELSKTVFYEFTTLREVAAHLADEHTAEAIAWTGHRPQDEPVQRSAAQHPVAARNPDQAGNPSAQHPDPAENPLPAAKSAPMTARVPQPAQQDRPRSTDEPIAIIGLSGRYPQAENIARFWENLTAGRDCIGEIPADRWSLDGFYEPDQKTAIATGRSYSKWGGFLTGFADFDPRFFQIAPRDAYAMDPQERLFLQASWEVLEDAGYTRERLAGAHSRNVGVFAGVTKSGHARHGAGRLPSGEAVLPGLSFASLSARASYFLDLRGPSLTVDTMCSASLTAIHEACEHLRHGSCELAIAGGVNVYAHPQDYIELCRSKMLSTDARCRSFGAGGDGFVPGEGVGAVLLKPLSRALADGDRVEAVIRGSSINHGGSANGYTVPNPGAQAELVRDALRRAGVSARDVGCVEAHGTGTELGDPIEIKGLTSAFEQDTADRGFCAISSVKSGIGHLEAAAGIAGLTKAVLQLRHRRLAPSLHAEEPNPNIAFERTPFFVQRESAAWESERPRIAAVSSFGAGGSNAHVIIEEHVAEPARPAGRVRSGGQVRTGRLEPGRPDDQLVVLSARTPAQLRRSTERLLTLLDGSEPDLVELAHTLQIGREAMAERLAVVASSTSELRRLLRSSLDEGAEEPGVHRGSAGRAEGALAAIAEDDDLRELLVARWAAAGKLAKIAALWVDGVRLDWSSLHAGGTPRLISLPTYPFARDRFWIGDLEPADDRRAVPAATTRGSEFPVVAGNAVAAGTPGALAASSAVSAPGAAEVPGAAELSSAAELSSAAERPRAAQALRPAEVPRTAEPTPNTTSPQEMSPEVAPTPQPQVPLDEEVPRLVREKLARALAMHTEEIDGAHAFADYGLDSILGVRVVHELNDALSLELSTNVLYDFSSANRLVEHLLAEHGADIRLTEGTAPEPAIPAEPPIPAVPVIPAEPVRPAEPARAAEPISPADPSTPAAPVHRGEPRTEPVVAPIAQTTSAPRQQGQDRPRDRSPIAIVGMSGRFAGSADLDELWDHLAAGDDLVTRATRWDLPTTDEDGNPRCAHGSFLDRIDEFDPLFFNISGVEAAIMDPQQRLLLEESWKALENAGYAGRMGRRRCGVYVGAWAGDYQGLLDQDSPRKPCGAT is encoded by the coding sequence GTGCCCGTCAGCACCGGAAAGTCCCGCGCGGACACAAGGTTCACCGAGCTGTCCCGCCAGGTCTTCGAGATCGTGCGCGACCTGGAACCGGGAATGAGCTCCACCCTCGTGCAGGTCGTCGTGCCGTCCACTTCGGACGACCGGACCGGGCTGGCGCTGGCCGGGCTGCTGCGCACTGCGGCGCTGGAGAACCCGCGGATCAGCGGGCAGGTCATCGGCATGCCCGCCGGAGCCACCGGGGACGCGGTGGCGGCCGCGCTGGCCGACGACGCGACGAGCAGCGACGACCTGCTGCTCTACCGCGACGGCGCGCGCCACGTGCGCACCTGGCAGGCCGAAAACTCCGCCGCACAGCCGGAATCTCCGTGGCGCGACAACGGCGTGTACCTCATCACCGGCGGCGCGCGCGGAATCGGTGCCATCGTCGCCCGGCACATCGCCGGCGCGGTGACCGCTCCGGCCCTGTTCCTCGCGGGCCGCTCGGCCCCGGGCGCCGAGGTCGATGCGCTGCTCGGCGAGCTCCGCGCCGCCGGTGCCCGCGCCGAATACCGGCAAGCCGACGTCTCGCGCTGGGAGGAAACCCGGCACCTGGTCGATTCGGTGCGCGAGCAGGCCGGCGCGCTGCACGGCGTGCTGCACTCCGCCGGGGTGATCCGCGACGCCGCGCTGGCGAACAAGACCGCCGAGGAGTGGGACGAGGTCCTCGCCCCGAAGGTCGGCGGCCTGGTGCACCTGGACCGGGCGACCGCCGCGTTGCCGCTGGAGTTCCTGCTGACCTTCTCCTCCGGCGCGGCCATCACCGGAAATCCCGGGCAGGCCGACTACGCCGCGGCCAACGCGTTCCTGGACGCCTTCGCGGCGAGCCGCGCAGCTGGGCGGCCCGGTCGCACGCTCTCGATCGCGTGGCCGCTGTGGCGCGACGGCGGCATGACCGTCGACGATGCCGCGCGGGCGAAGCTGTGGCAGAGCCGCGGCCTGGCGCCGATGAACTCCGCCGACGGGCTCGCCGCGCTCGACCGGGCCTGGCAGCTCGGCGCGGAGCAGGTGTGGGTGCACCACGGCGACCTGTCCCGGATTCCGGGCGGCTCGGGCCGGACGGTCGCGGCCACCGCGCAGCGGCCCAGCAGCGACGGCGCGTTGCACCGCGCCGCGTTGCGGCGGCTGGTCGAACTGTTCGCCGCCGCGACGAAGCTGCCGACCAGCACCGTCGACGCCGACGAACCGTTCGCCGCGATGGGCCTGGACTCGATCATGGTGGTGCAGCTGAACAAGGAACTGGCCGCCGCCTTCGGCGAGCTGTCCAAGACGGTGTTCTACGAGTTCACGACGCTGCGCGAGGTGGCCGCGCACCTCGCCGACGAGCACACCGCCGAAGCGATCGCCTGGACCGGGCACCGCCCGCAGGACGAGCCGGTGCAGCGCTCCGCCGCGCAACACCCGGTGGCAGCGCGAAATCCGGACCAGGCCGGGAACCCATCAGCTCAGCACCCGGACCCGGCCGAAAACCCGCTCCCCGCGGCGAAATCGGCACCGATGACGGCCCGCGTGCCGCAACCCGCCCAGCAGGACCGGCCGCGATCCACCGACGAGCCGATCGCGATCATCGGCCTCAGCGGCCGCTACCCGCAGGCCGAGAACATCGCCCGGTTCTGGGAGAACCTGACCGCCGGGCGGGACTGCATCGGCGAGATACCCGCCGACCGCTGGAGCCTCGACGGCTTCTACGAGCCGGACCAGAAGACCGCGATCGCCACCGGCCGCAGCTACAGCAAGTGGGGCGGTTTCCTGACCGGGTTCGCCGACTTCGACCCGCGGTTCTTCCAGATCGCGCCCCGCGACGCCTACGCCATGGACCCCCAGGAACGCCTGTTCCTGCAGGCGTCCTGGGAAGTCCTGGAAGACGCCGGCTACACCCGCGAACGGCTCGCCGGCGCGCACTCCCGCAACGTCGGGGTGTTCGCCGGGGTCACCAAGTCCGGCCACGCCCGGCACGGCGCGGGCCGGCTGCCCTCCGGGGAGGCGGTGCTGCCCGGGCTGTCGTTCGCCTCGCTGAGCGCGCGGGCCTCGTACTTCCTGGACCTGCGCGGGCCGAGCCTGACCGTGGACACGATGTGCTCGGCCTCGCTGACCGCGATCCACGAGGCGTGCGAGCACCTGCGCCACGGCAGCTGCGAGCTGGCCATCGCCGGTGGCGTGAACGTCTACGCCCACCCGCAGGACTACATCGAGCTGTGCCGCTCGAAGATGCTGTCCACGGATGCCCGGTGCCGCAGCTTCGGCGCCGGTGGCGACGGGTTCGTGCCCGGTGAGGGCGTCGGCGCGGTGCTGCTCAAGCCGCTGTCGCGGGCGCTGGCCGACGGCGACCGCGTCGAGGCGGTGATCCGTGGCAGCAGCATCAACCACGGCGGCAGCGCCAACGGCTACACCGTGCCCAACCCGGGCGCGCAGGCCGAGCTGGTCCGCGATGCGTTGCGGCGGGCCGGGGTATCGGCTCGCGACGTCGGCTGCGTCGAGGCGCACGGCACCGGGACCGAACTCGGCGATCCGATCGAGATCAAGGGCCTGACCAGCGCCTTCGAACAGGACACCGCTGATCGCGGGTTCTGCGCGATCAGCTCGGTGAAGTCCGGGATCGGGCACTTGGAGGCGGCCGCGGGCATCGCGGGCCTGACCAAGGCGGTGCTCCAGCTGCGGCACCGGCGGCTCGCCCCGAGCCTGCACGCCGAGGAGCCGAACCCGAACATCGCGTTCGAGCGGACCCCGTTCTTCGTGCAGCGCGAATCGGCCGCGTGGGAGTCCGAGCGGCCGCGGATCGCCGCGGTGTCCTCGTTCGGCGCGGGCGGCTCGAACGCGCACGTGATCATCGAGGAGCACGTGGCCGAACCCGCCCGGCCCGCCGGTCGGGTGCGGTCCGGCGGGCAAGTCCGAACCGGCCGGCTCGAGCCGGGCCGGCCCGACGATCAGCTCGTCGTGCTCTCCGCGCGGACTCCGGCACAGCTCCGGCGCTCGACCGAGCGGCTGCTGACGCTGCTCGACGGCTCGGAGCCGGACCTGGTGGAGCTGGCGCACACCCTGCAGATCGGGCGCGAGGCGATGGCGGAGCGCCTGGCCGTGGTGGCATCGTCCACTTCGGAATTGCGGCGGCTGCTGCGCTCCTCGCTGGACGAGGGAGCGGAGGAGCCCGGCGTGCACCGCGGCTCCGCCGGCCGCGCGGAAGGTGCGCTCGCGGCCATCGCCGAGGACGACGACCTACGCGAGCTGCTGGTCGCCCGCTGGGCGGCCGCGGGCAAGCTCGCCAAGATCGCTGCGCTGTGGGTCGACGGGGTGCGGCTGGACTGGAGTTCGTTGCACGCTGGGGGAACGCCCCGGCTGATCTCGCTGCCGACCTACCCGTTCGCCCGCGACCGGTTCTGGATCGGTGACCTCGAACCGGCCGACGACCGGCGCGCGGTGCCCGCCGCCACCACGCGGGGTTCCGAATTCCCCGTCGTTGCGGGAAACGCCGTCGCCGCTGGAACGCCCGGCGCTCTTGCTGCGTCCAGCGCCGTTTCGGCGCCCGGTGCTGCCGAAGTGCCCGGTGCTGCCGAGCTTTCCAGTGCAGCTGAGCTTTCCAGCGCCGCCGAAAGGCCGCGTGCCGCGCAGGCCCTTCGGCCTGCCGAAGTACCGCGGACCGCCGAGCCGACCCCGAACACCACCTCGCCGCAGGAGATGAGCCCCGAAGTGGCCCCGACACCGCAGCCGCAGGTCCCGCTCGACGAGGAGGTTCCGCGCCTGGTGCGGGAGAAGCTCGCGCGGGCGCTGGCGATGCACACCGAGGAGATCGACGGCGCGCACGCGTTCGCCGACTACGGCCTGGACTCGATCCTCGGCGTGCGCGTGGTGCACGAGCTCAACGACGCGCTGTCGCTGGAGCTGTCCACCAACGTCCTCTACGACTTCAGCTCCGCGAACCGGCTGGTCGAGCACCTGCTCGCCGAGCACGGCGCCGACATCCGGCTCACCGAGGGCACCGCGCCCGAGCCCGCGATTCCCGCCGAGCCACCGATTCCGGCCGTGCCGGTGATTCCGGCCGAGCCGGTCCGACCGGCCGAGCCGGCCCGCGCCGCCGAGCCGATCAGCCCCGCCGACCCGAGCACTCCCGCAGCTCCGGTCCACCGCGGCGAACCGCGCACCGAACCCGTCGTCGCGCCGATCGCGCAGACCACCTCAGCACCACGGCAGCAGGGTCAGGACCGGCCGCGCGACCGGAGCCCGATCGCGATCGTCGGGATGAGCGGCCGCTTCGCCGGCTCGGCCGACCTCGACGAGCTCTGGGACCACCTCGCCGCCGGTGACGACCTGGTCACCCGCGCAACCCGCTGGGACCTGCCGACCACGGACGAGGACGGCAACCCGCGCTGCGCGCACGGCAGCTTCCTGGACCGCATCGACGAGTTCGACCCGCTGTTCTTCAACATCTCCGGGGTCGAGGCCGCGATCATGGACCCGCAGCAGCGGCTGCTGCTGGAGGAGTCCTGGAAGGCCCTGGAGAACGCCGGATACGCGGGGCGGATGGGCCGGCGGCGCTGCGGCGTCTACGTCGGGGCGTGGGCCGGGGACTACCAGGGCCTGCTCGATCAGGACTCCCCGCGCAAACCCTGTGGGGCAACATGA